DNA sequence from the Nocardia fluminea genome:
GGCCGGCCTGCGTGACTTCAGTTGGTGTACGCCGTCGCGACCGGTACCGGTGATCGCGTTTCACGGCACCGACGACCCGATCGTTTCCTATGACGGACAAGCGGGCTCCGGGTCGGGATCAGGGTCGGCGGGCGGCGTCGGCGGAAGCCCGGTAACCGACAACGCGGCGGCATGGGCACGACGTGATGGGTGCACCGGAGCGCCGATGCGGACGACGATCGCCGCGGATGTCGTCCTGGACCGCTACTCGTGCCCGTCCGGCATGGACGTACAGCTGTATTCGGTGCTGGGAGGCGGCCATATCTGGCCCGGCAGCGATTCTCCCCTGTACCCGGAAGTCATCGTCGGCAGTAACACCGACTCGATCAACGCCACTGCTTTGATCTGGGACTTCTTCCGCACTCACCCGATGAACACCTGACCGATCCGCCGAATACCGATACCCACGACACCATTCGGCCCCGCCCTACTCCCAGGGCGGGGCCGAGCGAGCACCCTCCCCTAGATCAGCCGATTTCCTGAGCGAAGTCGATCAGGACGGCATTGACTTCCGCGGGACGCTGCTGCTGAATCCAGTGGCCCGCACCGTCGATGATGAGAGACCGACGCAGATCCGTCAGCACCGCGGGCATTTTCGCGATCGGGGTGAACGCGATGACGGGATCGGCGGAACCGCCGATGAACAGAGACGGTTGTGCGATCTCGTCGGCGAGCTGCGCGGTACGTTCCCAGCTGCGATCGAGATTGCGATAGTAGTTGAGCCCGCCGGTGAACCCCGTCTCGGTGAAAGCCTGGACGTAGTAATCGAATTCAGCCGGACCGAGCCAATCCGGCAACGCGGGCTCGGCTGCGCCGGTTTCGAGAAAGTCACGTGCGCTGAGTACTTCGTCCTGGAGGAGCGTGTGGCGGACATTCGCTGCCAGCACCGCATCGGCGACCCCGGGCTCCTGGAACCAGCACATGTAGAAGTCGTCGCCGAGCCGCGACCGCAGGATGGGCACCGGTGGGCCCGAGGAGCGTGGCGTGGCCGGAACGCTGAGACCGGCGACCGCGCGTACCCGATCCGGGTACGCGCGAGCCAGCTGCCAGACCACCGACGCGCCCCAGTCGTGTCCGACGAAGATCGCGTCCGGGATTCCGGCCTCGTCCAGCAGACCGATGAGGTCCGCGCACACCGTCAGGATGTCGTAGTCTTCGACGCGCTCGGGCCGGGAGCTGCCGCCGTAGCCGCGCATATCAGGGGTCAGCGTGCGGAAACCCGCGTCGGCGAGCGCGAAAACCTGGTGCCGCCAGGAGAATCCGAGTTCGGGAAAGCCGTGGCAGAACACCACCGGTGTGCCCTCGCCGTGCTCGACAACCCGCAGTTCGATGCCGTTGACCGCCACTCTGCGGCTGCCCAGCCCCTGCCAGTCCTCGGTGAGATCTCGTACGGTCACGTTGTCCTTTCACTTCGAGGGTGCTGCGCGGTGGGATGCACGGTCTTATCGTGGGCCGGGTATGTCGACCAGCTCGGCCAGACGGGACCGATGAGCACCGCCCGTGCCGAAGGCGATCTGGTCGGCTTTGGCCCGCTTGAGGTACAGGTGCGCCGGATGTTCCCAGGTCATGCCCATGCCGCCGTGTAGCTGCACGGCTTCCTCGCCCGCGAGCACCGCGAGATCGCCGCAGAACGCCTGAGCCACCGCGGCCGCCACGGTGGCGTCGGCATCGTCCGCGGCGAGGGTGGCCGCTGCGTATCGGGCGGCCGCGTTGGCGGACTCGACCGCGGTGTAGAGATCGGCCAGCCGGTGCTTGATCGCTTGGAAGCCCCCGACCACACGACCGAACTGCCGACGCTCCTTCAGATAGCCCACGGTCTCGTCGAGACACCAACGGGCCACGCCGTACTGCTCCGAAGCCAACAGGGCGGTGCCCGCCTCGAGCGCGCGACGCACGGCGGACTCCCCGTGCAAGACGACCTGCTCGCCCGCGACGGCATCGAAGGTGATGTCGGCCAGCTGCCGCGTCATGTCGAGCGAGATCACCGGGGTGATCTCGGCACGGTCGGCCGGAACGGCATACACGGCAACACCATCGGGCCCCTCGGCCGGAACCATCAGTACGTCGGCCTCGAGCGCGCCGGCCACACTGGTAATGCTGCCGGTCAGGCCGTCCGGCCCCAGGGACACAGTGGGGAACGTGCCGTGGGCACAGGTGGAGAACGGTGTCACGAGCGCGGCGGTCCGCTCCCCTGCTGCCAGCTGCCCGAGCAGCGGACCATCCGTGCCGAGCAACAGCGTGGTCGCCACTACCGCGCTGGTCAGAAACGGCACCGGCGCGACGAAGCGGCCGAGTTCCTCGAGCACGACCGCGGCCTCGCGGGCCGAGGCTCCCGCACCGCCGCGGTCCTCGGGAATCAGCAGCCCGGCCAGACCGAGGTCGACAGCGACGCTCTTCCACAAGCTCGCGACCAGCGACCGGTCACCGTCGTAGAGCGCCGTCACCGCACCCGGATCGCAGTGCGCGGCGAGAACAGCGCGCACGACGTTGCGCAGGTCGTCCTCGATGTCGGTGTAGAGCAGATCCAGCTCGGTCATCGGGCAACCTCGTTCCATGGTCGATCCTTGTCGGCGCGCGACTCGGGTGGCAGGCCGAGAATGCGCTCGGCCACGATGTTGCGCAGGATTTCGGAGGTTCCGCCTTCGATCGAGTTGCCCTTGGCGCGC
Encoded proteins:
- a CDS encoding acyl-CoA dehydrogenase family protein; this translates as MTELDLLYTDIEDDLRNVVRAVLAAHCDPGAVTALYDGDRSLVASLWKSVAVDLGLAGLLIPEDRGGAGASAREAAVVLEELGRFVAPVPFLTSAVVATTLLLGTDGPLLGQLAAGERTAALVTPFSTCAHGTFPTVSLGPDGLTGSITSVAGALEADVLMVPAEGPDGVAVYAVPADRAEITPVISLDMTRQLADITFDAVAGEQVVLHGESAVRRALEAGTALLASEQYGVARWCLDETVGYLKERRQFGRVVGGFQAIKHRLADLYTAVESANAAARYAAATLAADDADATVAAAVAQAFCGDLAVLAGEEAVQLHGGMGMTWEHPAHLYLKRAKADQIAFGTGGAHRSRLAELVDIPGPR
- a CDS encoding alpha/beta fold hydrolase, with protein sequence MTVRDLTEDWQGLGSRRVAVNGIELRVVEHGEGTPVVFCHGFPELGFSWRHQVFALADAGFRTLTPDMRGYGGSSRPERVEDYDILTVCADLIGLLDEAGIPDAIFVGHDWGASVVWQLARAYPDRVRAVAGLSVPATPRSSGPPVPILRSRLGDDFYMCWFQEPGVADAVLAANVRHTLLQDEVLSARDFLETGAAEPALPDWLGPAEFDYYVQAFTETGFTGGLNYYRNLDRSWERTAQLADEIAQPSLFIGGSADPVIAFTPIAKMPAVLTDLRRSLIIDGAGHWIQQQRPAEVNAVLIDFAQEIG